The sequence GCAGGACAACCAGCAGAGCTGGCGCGTGATGCCGGACGGCACCTCGCAGCGCATCCTGCCCGGCGAGGGCGAGGAAAGGTTCAACGCGCAGCAGTATTTCATGACCAATCCAAGCCTGTCGGGACGGGGCAAGTCGCTGAAGGATTCCTCGCCGCGCAACCTCCTGCGCCGACGGGAGCGGAATTGAGCGCATGAGCGAAGCCTTGCGTGATGCCGGACACGGCCTGTTGTCCGGCATGTCGGTCGCCGTGATTGATATCGGCTCCAACTCCGTCCGCCTCGTCGTCTATGAGCGCCTGTCGCGCTCGCCGACGCCGATCTTCAACGAGAAGGCCTCCTGCGGGCTCGGCCGGGAGGTGCTGACCACCGGGCGGCTGAACCCGGACGCGGTGGAAAAGGCGCTGGCCGCGCTGCGCCGCTTCCGCGTGCTGTGCGACCGCATGGGGGTGGGCACGCTCTATGTGCTCGCCACCGCCGCCGCGCGCGACGCCGCCAACGGGCCGGACTTCGTGAATGCCTGCCGCGAGATCTGCCGCAGCGAGGTGGAGGTGCTCTCCGGCAAGCGCGAGGCGCAGCTTTCCGCGCTCGGCATTCTCTCCGGCGTGCATCATGCCAATGGCGTGGTCGGCGACCTCGGCGGCGGCTCGCTGGAACTGGCCGACCTGCACGGCCAGCGCATCGGCTCCGGCGTCACCTTTCCGCTCGGTGGCCTCGCGCTGCAGGACACCTCCGGCCGCTCGTTGAAGAAGGCCGACAAGATCGTCAAGGACCTGCTGACCAAGGAACCGCATCTCGAACATCTCAAGGGGCGGACCTTCTATGCGGTTGGCGGCACCTGGCGCGCGCTGGCGCGGCTGCACATGTTCCAGCGCGGCTATCCCCTGCATGTGATGCACGGCTACATCATTCCCGCGCGCGAGGCGCTGGAATTCTGCCGGCTGGTGCGGCAGGTGCCGATCGACACGCTCTCGCGCATCGACACCGTCTCCGATGTGCGCCGGCCGCTGCTGCCCTATGGCGCGCTGGTGCTGGAACATCTGATCCGCATCGGCAAGCCGGCCAATGTCTTCATCTCGGCGCAGGGTGTGCGCGAGGGGCTGCTCTATGAGCTGCTGAGCGAGGAAGACCGCAGCCAGGACCCGCTGATCTCCGCCGCCGCCGAGCTGAACGAGGTGCGTGCCCGCTCCCCCGCCCATGGCTGGGAACTGATCGACTGGACCGACCAGTTCATGAAATCCAGTCACATCGACGAAAGCGTGGAGGAGAAGCGGCTGCGCCATGCCGCCTGCCTGCTCTCCGATATTAGCTGGCGGGCGCATCCCGATTATCGCGGCGAGCAGAGCCTCAATCTCATCGCCCACGCCTCCTTCATCGGGGTGGACCATCCCGGCCGCGCCTTCCTGGCGCTCGCCATCTATTACCGTCATGTCGGGCTGGTGGACGAGGATCTCTCGCCGCGCATCCGCGAACTGGTCTCGGCGCGGCTCCTGGACCGGGCGCGCATTCTCGGTGCGGCGATGCGGGTCGGCTATATCCTCTCCGCCGCCATGCCGGGCACGCTGCCGCTGACGCCGCTCACCGTGGAGCGCGGCAAGCTCTCGCTGCAGCTACGCGGCGAACTCGCCCCGCTCAGCGGCGACCGGATCGCCAGCCGCCTGCGCACGCTGGCGCGGCTGATCGGGCGCGAAGCGGTGGTGCTGGCCGACTAGAGCCTTTCCGGTGAATTCGCATTCACCGGAAAGGCTCTAGCCCTCTGATTATACGCAATTCCTATCGCAAAACCGCTATGAACTTTTGCGGGAATTGCTCCAGACCTGATCGGTCATCCCTCCTCTCGCGCGCCGCGCGCACCGGTTCCGCCGGCTGGATTTCTCCCGCCGGCACGGCTAGAAGCGCCGCCGGAAGCGCAGATCTGCGCCGGCGGGGGCCGTGGCGTGCTCAACTGCATCACCGAGACGGCGGCCGCGTCGGCCGGCGGGCCCGCGCCTGCGCGGGTGCTGCTGCTGGCGCTCGACGCGCGGCATATTTCGAGCTGCCGGCTGCCCGCCGCCTTCGCCGCGGCGGGGGCGCAGGTGGGGGCGCTGGCGAGCCGCGCCAGCCTGATGTTCCGCTCCCGACATGTCACCGCCCGCTTTCCGCTCGCCGAGACGTTGAACGCCCGCCAATTGCTGGCGGCAGTGGAACGGGCGGTGGCGACCTTCGCGCCGGTCCTGCTGGTGCCTTGCGACGAGCGGGCGTTGTGGCTGCTCGACCATGCGTTGGCGCAGGCGGGCCGGCCGGGCCTGCCGGCGCTGTCGCCGGCGCTTTCCGCCTGCCTCGCCCGCTCGCTCGGCCGGCTGGACACGCTGCCGGCGCGCACCCTGAAGCCGCAGACCCAGCGTCTGGCGCGCGTTCTCGGCGTGCGGGCGCCGGAGGATGTTCTCGCCGCGACCCCGGAGGAGGCGCAGGCGGCGGCGCGGCGGCTCGGCTATCCCGTGGTGGTGAAGCGGCCGCGCAGTTGCGGCGGCAGCGGCGTACGCATCTGCCGGACGCCGGCGGAAGTGGACGCGACCTGCGCGCAGTGGATGCGGCCGCGTTCCCGCTGGAGCCGGCTGAAGGCGCGGCTGCGCCAGCGCGACTGGGTACAGCCCACGCAGCAGGTGAGCGTGCAGCGCTATATTGAGGGCCGGCTGGCGGTGAGCTGCGCCGCCGCCCGCGAAGGGCGCACGCTCGGCGTGCTGACCGCCGTGGCGGAGCGGCGGGCGCGCGACATTCTCCCCGCCGACGTGCTGCACTATGTGCCCCGGCCCGATCTCGTCGCGGCGACGGCGGCGCTGGTGACGGCGTTCGGCGCCTCCGGCTTCGTCTCCTTCGATTTTCTGGTGGATGCCGAGGACAAGGCCTGGCTGCTGGAATGCAACGCAAGGCCGACGCCGATCCTGCCCTTCGGCGCTCGCGCCGGGCTCGACCTGGTGGCGCTGCTGCTCAGACATTTGCGGCCCGAGGCGCCAGGAGAAGACGCGCCGGCTACCGTCGCGACGGAGGCCCGGGTCGCGCTGTTTCCGCAGGCGCTGATGCCCGGCCCGGCCGATGAGGCGCTGCGGGCGCTGTGGCATGCCGTGCCCTGGGACGAGCCGGACCTGCTGCGGGCGCTGCTGGTGGAACTGCGGCTGGCGCGGGCTGCGGGCGGCGGTTAATCCGCCGCCGCCTTTTCCAGCGCCGCCCGCTCGATGGCGATGACCCGCCCGCGCTGCATGGCGAGCGCCAGCCGGCCCGCCTTCAGCGCCATGGCGCGGTCGCCGAACAGTTCGGCCCGCCAGCCGCGCAGCGCGCCGATATCCGGCGCGTCCTCGGAGGCGATGCGCTCCAGATCATCCACCGTGGCGATGACCTTGGCGGCGACGCCATGCTGCTCGGAGGTCATGCGCAGCAGAACTTTCAGCAGTTCCACCGTGGCCGAGGCACCGTTGGAGAGCGGCTTGTCGCGCTCGATGCGCGGCAGCGTCTTGGGGTCGCGGGCAAGGCCCGCCTTGACCGCCTCGACGATCATCTCGCCGGCGCGCGAGCGCTCGAAGCCCTTGGGGATGGCGCGGAGCTGGCCGAGCTTTTCGATCGTGGTCGGGTGCTGCGAGGCGATCTCGCCGATCACGTCGTCCTTGAGGATGCGCGAGCGCGGCGTGTCGCGGGCCTGCGCCTCGCGCTCGCGCCAGGCGGCGACTTCCATCAGCACGGCGAGATCCTTGGGCTTGCGGGCGCGCGAGCGCAGCCGCTCCCAGGCGCGCTCGGGCTCCTGCCGGTAGGTGTCGGGCGAGGTCAGCACCGCCATTTCCTCGCCCACCCAGTCGGCGCGGCCGCGCTTCTTCAGGTCGGCGTCGAGCTTGAGGAACACATCGCGCAGATGGGTGACATCGGCCTCGGCATAGGCGACCTGCGCCGCCGAGAGCGGGCGGCGCGACCAGTCGGTGAAGCGCAGCGACTTGTCGAGCACTTCCCCGGTGAGGCGCTGCACGAGCTGGTCATAGGAGATGGAATCGCCATGGCCGAGCACCATGGCGGCGACCTGGGTGTCGAATACCGGAGTCGGGATGATGCCGGCGAGGTGCCAGACGATCTCGATATCCTGCCGGCCGGCGTGGAAAACCTTCAGCACGCTTTCATTCGACATCAGCGCGAAGAACGGGGCGAGGTCGATGCCTTCCGCCAGCGCGTCGACCACCAGCGCTTCCTCCGTGCTGGCCATCTGCACGACGCACAGCTTGGGCCAGAAGGTGGTTTCGCGCAGGAATTCCGTGTCGATGGTGATGAACGGATGGCGGGCGAGCCGTTGGCAGGCTGCGGCGAGTTCGTCGGTGGTTGTGATCATGTTCA is a genomic window of Ancylobacter sp. IITR112 containing:
- a CDS encoding Ppx/GppA family phosphatase, which produces MSEALRDAGHGLLSGMSVAVIDIGSNSVRLVVYERLSRSPTPIFNEKASCGLGREVLTTGRLNPDAVEKALAALRRFRVLCDRMGVGTLYVLATAAARDAANGPDFVNACREICRSEVEVLSGKREAQLSALGILSGVHHANGVVGDLGGGSLELADLHGQRIGSGVTFPLGGLALQDTSGRSLKKADKIVKDLLTKEPHLEHLKGRTFYAVGGTWRALARLHMFQRGYPLHVMHGYIIPAREALEFCRLVRQVPIDTLSRIDTVSDVRRPLLPYGALVLEHLIRIGKPANVFISAQGVREGLLYELLSEEDRSQDPLISAAAELNEVRARSPAHGWELIDWTDQFMKSSHIDESVEEKRLRHAACLLSDISWRAHPDYRGEQSLNLIAHASFIGVDHPGRAFLALAIYYRHVGLVDEDLSPRIRELVSARLLDRARILGAAMRVGYILSAAMPGTLPLTPLTVERGKLSLQLRGELAPLSGDRIASRLRTLARLIGREAVVLAD
- the rnd gene encoding ribonuclease D codes for the protein MNMITTTDELAAACQRLARHPFITIDTEFLRETTFWPKLCVVQMASTEEALVVDALAEGIDLAPFFALMSNESVLKVFHAGRQDIEIVWHLAGIIPTPVFDTQVAAMVLGHGDSISYDQLVQRLTGEVLDKSLRFTDWSRRPLSAAQVAYAEADVTHLRDVFLKLDADLKKRGRADWVGEEMAVLTSPDTYRQEPERAWERLRSRARKPKDLAVLMEVAAWREREAQARDTPRSRILKDDVIGEIASQHPTTIEKLGQLRAIPKGFERSRAGEMIVEAVKAGLARDPKTLPRIERDKPLSNGASATVELLKVLLRMTSEQHGVAAKVIATVDDLERIASEDAPDIGALRGWRAELFGDRAMALKAGRLALAMQRGRVIAIERAALEKAAAD